Proteins co-encoded in one Methanosarcinales archaeon Met12 genomic window:
- a CDS encoding uracil-DNA glycosylase, translating to MLNNLLTSLSKRDSSDIIFNQYQDEDIRNNLRLYFDYLLQNKHDVLLIGEAPGYNGCRLTGIPFTSGAVIKKSEHKIFKKIGSEIVLHQVVSENTATILWDFLGSNRLVPILWNAFPFHPNKSRIPKSNRRPNVLEIEEGKKYLRIVYDLFKPKKLCSLGQVGEKVLKELFPNEKIIYIRHPSRGGKKDFIEGMLKLYDSHIA from the coding sequence ATGCTAAACAATCTTTTAACGTCTTTATCAAAAAGAGACTCATCTGATATCATCTTCAACCAATATCAAGACGAAGACATTCGTAATAATTTACGATTATACTTCGATTATCTTCTTCAAAATAAACATGATGTGCTTCTAATAGGTGAAGCCCCCGGATATAATGGCTGTAGACTAACAGGAATACCTTTCACAAGTGGGGCGGTTATAAAGAAGTCAGAGCACAAAATATTTAAAAAAATTGGAAGTGAAATTGTACTTCATCAAGTAGTTTCTGAAAATACAGCAACAATCTTATGGGATTTTTTGGGGAGCAATAGACTGGTTCCTATTTTATGGAATGCTTTTCCATTCCACCCCAATAAAAGTAGGATACCTAAGAGCAATAGGAGACCAAATGTATTAGAAATAGAAGAAGGAAAGAAATATTTGAGAATTGTTTATGACTTATTTAAGCCTAAGAAGCTTTGTTCTCTTGGTCAAGTCGGTGAAAAAGTATTAAAGGAATTGTTTCCTAACGAAAAAATAATTTACATTCGGCATCCATCTCGTGGTGGCAAGAAAGATTTTATCGAGGGGATGTTGAAATTATATGATAGCCACATCGCTTAA